In Apis mellifera strain DH4 linkage group LG3, Amel_HAv3.1, whole genome shotgun sequence, one DNA window encodes the following:
- the LOC726043 gene encoding leucine-rich repeat-containing protein 57, with the protein MGNSGLKQHYETAKKTGTLKLSRRKLHEFPQNLLALAPLLRTLDLSENEFVHIPDNIGNFTLLKLLNVNHNKLTTLPEALGALTKLECLNASSNQIKTIPWSLSKLTRLKQVNLSDNRITEFPPMFCDLKFLDVLDLSKNRITTIPDAAGALHIVELNLNQNQISTISEKLAECSRLKTLRLEENCLQLNAIPSKILKNSKISVLSVEGNLFEIKQFANLDGYDNYMERYTAVKKKLF; encoded by the coding sequence ATGGGAAACTCTGGTTTAAAACAGCATTACGAGACTGCAAAGAAAACcggaacattaaaattatcacgaaGAAAACTCCACGAATTTCcacaaaatttattagctTTGGCACCATTGCTACGTACATTGGATTTATCGGAAAATGAATTTGTTCATATTCCCGATAATATTGGTAATTTTACGTTATTAAAGCTATTGAATGTTAATCATAACAAATTGACAACTTTACCCGAAGCACTTGGAGCATTGACAAAATTAGAATGTTTAAATGCAAGTTcgaatcaaataaaaactatcCCATGGTCATTGTCAAAACTAACACGATTGAAACAAGTCAACTTATCTGATAATCGTATAACCGAATTTCCTCCTATGTTttgtgatttaaaatttctggaTGTGTTAGATTTATCGAAGAATCGAATTACGACAATCCCTGATGCGGCTGGAGCGTTACATATAGTTGAACTTAACCTCAATCAAAATCAGATATCAACTATATCTGAGAAATTGGCGGAATGTTCGCGCCTAAAAACATTAAGActtgaagaaaattgtttacaaCTGAATGCAATACCtagtaaaattttgaaaaattctaaaatttcagtCCTGTCTGTTgaaggaaatttatttgagaTAAAACAATTTGCTAATCTTGATGGTTATGATAACTATATGGAAAGATATACCGctgtaaagaaaaaactcttttaa